The following is a genomic window from Desulfofarcimen acetoxidans DSM 771.
GTGGCAGGGACAATACTGAGGACGTCATTGTCCTCGGCCAGAGGAATACCCAGACGACTGGCAGCCGCGCAAAAGGAAGGTACACCTGGTATAGTTTCTATTTTTAAGCCCTTGCCATTTAATAGTTTGAAAATATAAAAATAAGTGCTGTATAACATGGGATCGCCAAGAGTGAGAAAGGCTACATTTTTTCCTTCATTGAGAAAAGATATAATGATGTTCTTATTGTGTTCCCAAGCGGCGGCCAAAACATCCGGATCGAAAACCATAGGAAAGACCAGCTCCAATATATGAGCGTCTTGCCGGATAAAGGAGCGAGCGATAAAGAGGGCAGTGCTGCCTTTCTTTTTCTCGGTGCGGGGGGCAATGACCACATCTGCCTCCCGAAGTATTTTCACTGCCTTAAGTGTAATCAATTCTGGTTCTCCCGGTCCAACTCCAACACCGTAAAATGTACCTTGCATAATGTCCTCCATGTAGAAATATTTTTTGTTTTAAACAGTCTTAAAGTAATCCGGATATAAAACTCGCCCAATTTCTGCGATACCATCCAATAACCGCATGGTGGGACGTGATACCAGTGCCTCTGGCACCAAGAAAACCTGGTGGTTTTGTATTGCCTTGATGGCCTGGTAACCGGGTCGCAGATATATTTCTTCTTCTCTGGTCTTGTTCATTTCACCTTTTTGCACAAGGTATACATCAATGTCCCTAGCTTTGGCCAGAAGCCTTTCCTGACCATATGAGGCAATGGTGCTGCCCGGTCTCACCGCTTTAGCATCAATCGCCACATTAATGGCCCCGGCCTTTTCCAAAATAAAAGCGGCGATTGAGTCCGGAGTGCAGGTTGTTATG
Proteins encoded in this region:
- the cobI gene encoding precorrin-2 C(20)-methyltransferase; its protein translation is MQGTFYGVGVGPGEPELITLKAVKILREADVVIAPRTEKKKGSTALFIARSFIRQDAHILELVFPMVFDPDVLAAAWEHNKNIIISFLNEGKNVAFLTLGDPMLYSTYFYIFKLLNGKGLKIETIPGVPSFCAAASRLGIPLAEDNDVLSIVPATLADEKIEKVLSCSDSIVMMRVYKNYDQIVGHLNRHGLSEKAVMISRCGFADEEITCNLNGSKDKKPNYLSTILARKHSAMDCNYD